One genomic window of Cyprinus carpio isolate SPL01 chromosome B8, ASM1834038v1, whole genome shotgun sequence includes the following:
- the LOC109095327 gene encoding frizzled-10-B-like yields MFAATFGLSLVLLCMAGFCSAISSIDPDRPGEGRCQEIAIPLCKDIGYNLTVMPNLMGHEDQSEAAIKLHEFAPLIEFGCHSHLKFFLCSLYAPMCTEQVSTPIPACRVMCEQARQKCSPIMEQFNFHWPESLDCSRLPNKNDPNYLCMEAPNNGTDEPPKGSHTQPPDSRPPRPGNNQELPIKERVGKTTCGNPGKFHYVQKSESCAPKCYSNVDVYWSQGDKRFSMVWIAIWSILCFISSAFTVLTFLIDPQRFKYPERPIIFLSMSYCVYSVGFLIRLFVGVENVACDRDGGVQYIIQEGLESTGCTIVFLILYYFGMASSLWWVILTLTWFLAAGKKWGHEAIEANSSYFHLAAWAIPAIKTIMILVMRKVAGDELTGVCYVGSMDVKALTGFVLIPLSCYLIIGTSFLLSGFVALFHIRKVMKTEGENTDKLEKLMVRIGVFSVLYTVPATCVIACYFYERLNMDYWKILAGEQKCTEDSKSGEECVMKSSIPAMEIFMVKIFMLLVVGITSGMWIWTSKTLQSWQNVFSRKLKKKTRRKAACVFTGSGPYLKPHPALKGHKTKYEPAGPPATCV; encoded by the coding sequence ATGTTTGCTGCCACTTTTGGACTCAGCCTTGTGCTGCTGTGCATGGCTGGGTTTTGTTCCGCTATCAGCTCCATCGACCCGGACCGGCCAGGTGAAGGAAGATGCCAAGAGATCGCCATTCCACTCTGTAAGGATATTGGCTACAACTTGACAGTTATGCCAAACTTAATGGGACATGAAGATCAAAGTGAGGCAGCCATAAAGCTGCATGAGTTTGCTCCGCTGATTGAGTTTGGCTGCCACAGTCATCTGAAGTTTTTCTTGTGCTCACTCTACGCTCCCATGTGCACGGAGCAGGTATCCACACCCATCCCAGCATGCCGGGTAATGTGTGAGCAGGCAAGGCAGAAGTGTTCTCCAATCATGGAGCAGTTTAACTTCCACTGGCCTGAGTCACTGGACTGTTccagactgccaaataaaaatgACCCCAATTATCTCTGTATGGAGGCACCAAACAATGGCACTGACGAGCCCCCGAAAGGCTCCCACACTCAGCCACCAGACTCCCGACCCCCTCGGCCAGGTAACAACCAAGAACTGCCGATAAAGGAAAGGGTCGGTAAGACAACATGCGGCAATCCTGGAAAGTTTCATTATGTTCAGAAGAGCGAGTCCTGTGCTCCCAAGTGTTACTCCAACGTTGATGTGTACTGGAGCCAGGGTGACAAGCGCTTCTCCATGGTGTGGATTGCCATCTGGTCAATCCTGTGCTTCATCTCCAGTGCCTTTACCGTCCTCACCTTCCTCATCGATCCACAGCGCTTCAAGTACCCCGAGCGACCCATCATCTTCTTGTCTATGTCTTATTGTGTCTACTCTGTGGGCTTTCTTATAAGACTTTTCGTGGGGGTGGAAAATGTGGCCTGTGACCGTGATGGTGGCGTTCAGTACATCATCCAGGAAGGCTTGGAAAGCACTGGCTGCACTATAGTCTTCCTCATACTTTACTACTTCGGAATGGCCAGTTCCCTGTGGTGGGTTATTCTGACTCTCACATGGTTCCTCGCAGCTGGGAAAAAATGGGGTCACGAGGCGATCGAAGCCAACAGCAGCTACTTCCATCTAGCGGCATGGGCCATACCAGCTATTAAGACCATCATGATCCTGGTTATGAGGAAGGTAGCGGGAGATGAGCTCACGGGGGTCTGCTATGTGGGCAGCATGGATGTCAAAGCCTTGACGGGTTTTGTTCTTATTCCCCTCTCTTGTTACCTCATTATTGGCACTTCCTTTCTGCTCTCAGGGTTTGTGGCACTCTTTCACATCCGTAAGGTCATGAAGACCGAAGGAGAGAATACGGATAAGCTGGAGAAGCTGATGGTTAGGATCGGTGTCTTCTCTGTGCTCTACACGGTCCCCGCCACTTGCGTCATCGCCTGCTATTTTTACGAGCGTCTCAACATGGATTATTGGAAGATTCTAGCAGGAGAGCAGAAGTGCACCGAGGACAGTAAGAGCGGCGAGGAGTGTGTGATGAAGAGCTCCATCCCGGCCATGGAGATCTTCATGGTTAAGATTTTTATGTTGCTGGTGGTGGGCATCACCAGCGGCATGTGGATCTGGACCTCTAAAACGCTACAGTCATGGCAGAATGTTTTCAGCCGCAAACTTAAAAAGAAGACAAGGAGGAAGGCTGCATGTGTTTTCACAGGAAGTGGACCGTACCTCAAGCCTCATCCTGCACTGAAAGGACATAAAACCAAGTATGAACCGGCAGGTCCTCCTGCGACCTGTGTATGA